The following are encoded in a window of Rubritalea squalenifaciens DSM 18772 genomic DNA:
- the trmB gene encoding tRNA (guanosine(46)-N7)-methyltransferase TrmB encodes MTSATKQRQPEICEFMPADYFARLDTKDIFADGKPLEVDLGTGDGTFLIKMAQHYTDHNFLGVERLLGRVKKVCRKARNNELTNCKVLRLESKYVVEWLLPEESVDRMHLLCPDPWPKERHHKRRLVQQEFLEAVFRALKPGGEFCFKTDHPEYFDWVVDEINTFGKFQQLDWPEDAFYYPKTDFQVQWEAEGKTLQRIRVQKP; translated from the coding sequence ATGACGTCAGCCACCAAGCAACGCCAACCTGAGATCTGCGAGTTCATGCCCGCAGACTACTTTGCACGTCTGGATACAAAGGACATCTTTGCAGACGGCAAACCGCTCGAAGTCGATCTCGGCACCGGCGATGGCACTTTCCTCATCAAAATGGCCCAACACTATACCGATCACAATTTTCTCGGTGTAGAGCGCCTGCTTGGCCGCGTAAAGAAAGTCTGCCGTAAGGCGAGGAACAACGAACTGACCAACTGCAAAGTCCTGCGTCTGGAGTCCAAGTACGTGGTCGAATGGCTGCTGCCTGAGGAATCCGTGGACCGCATGCACTTACTGTGCCCAGATCCCTGGCCTAAGGAGCGCCATCACAAGCGCCGTCTCGTCCAGCAGGAGTTCCTTGAGGCCGTATTCAGAGCACTCAAACCAGGCGGCGAGTTCTGCTTCAAGACGGACCACCCGGAATACTTCGATTGGGTGGTTGACGAAATCAATACCTTTGGAAAGTTCCAGCAGTTGGACTGGCCTGAGGACGCCTTCTACTACCCGAAAACCGACTTCCAGGTGCAATGGGAAGCTGAAGGCAAGACCCTGCAACGCATCCGCGTGCAGAAACCGTAG